One genomic window of Plasmodium falciparum 3D7 genome assembly, chromosome: 10 includes the following:
- a CDS encoding ribonucleoside-diphosphate reductase small chain, putative, with the protein MSKEQYHDQEVLLEAQNNDEILKENKFRWVMFPIKYKTFWSYYKEIESLFWTAEDYNFDKDKQYLENIDKNMLVKLFELICFYSLKDLHVYEEQALITSKMLDIIQIPEGRAFYGFQMCMENIHDEVYACIFETYIPDSKQKRVIINKVIELDSVLKKQKWLTEIFESNIPYYNKLVLLYISKVLFNGTLNILIGYCKENSILPCLCNVHEKIHRDEYLHGDFSVMCCNHLVNKLKYEHVLDYFKMAVDLEYQFSLEMLELNVLKIKKEQVRAFLEYLTDTMLTNLKYPKHYNSKYPFSWPEFTKIIVNENGKEETVKKGENVYGEKQILFDEDF; encoded by the exons ATGAGTAAGGAACAATATCACGATCAAGAAGTATTGTTGGAGGctcaaaataatgatgaaatttTGAAGGAAAATAAGTTCAGATGG GTTATGTTCCCAATAAAGTACAAAACATTCTGG agttattataaagaaattGAATCTCTCTTTTGGACTGCTGAGgattataattttgataaaGACAAGCAATATTTAgaaaatattgataaaaaCATGTTGGTTAAGTTGTTTGAACTTATATGCTTTTATAGTTTAAA AGATTTACATGTTTATGAAGAACAAGCTCTTATCACCAGTAAAATGTTAGACATTATTCAGATACCTGAAGGAAGAGCTTTTTATGGTTTTCAAATGTGTATGGAGAATATACATGATGAAGTATATGCTTGTATATTCGAAACATATATTCCTGATTCAAAACAGAAAAgggtaataataaataaagtgATTGAGTTAGACagtgttttaaaaaaacagaAATGGCTAACTGAAATATTCGAATCGAATATCCCATACTATAATAAACTTgttcttctttatatttcTAAAGTTCTTTTTAATGgtacattaaatatattaattggtTATTGCAAAGAAAATTCTATACTCCCTTGCTTATGTAATGTTCATGAAAAAATTCATAGAGATGAATATCTTCATGGAGATTTTTCCGTTATGTGTTGTAACCATTTagttaataaattaaaatatgaacatgtcttagattattttaaaatggcTGTTGATTTAGAATATCAATTTTCACTGGAAATGTTAGAGCTCAATGTTCTTAAAATAAAGAAGGAACAAGTAAGAGCATTCTTAGAATATTTAACAGATACCATGTTGACTAATCTAAAGTATCCAAAACACTATAATTCCAAGTACCCTTTTAGTTGGCCCGAATTTACAAaa ATTATTGTTAATGAGAACGGCAAGGAAGAAACTGTTAAGAAAGGAGAAAATGTATATGgagaaaaacaaatattatttgatgaagatttttaa